One region of Jatrophihabitans cynanchi genomic DNA includes:
- a CDS encoding complex I subunit 5 family protein: MSAAELLPLPVVIPICGAVLSPLVVKLDRRLGLVVGIVAMLGTLATLLPIASQVYGGGGRVVVHYFSGERPFGGHELGIAFGADPFGMSFALLTAGLGVLLMIALLSELADLGKRELGGLSCLALLLLAALIGAALTADTINLFVWFEVAALASYGLTGFFLEQPPALEATFKAVVLTSIGGFVVFAGSAMLYSTDGALNFGQLHAALPHAPGRAELVALAFLVAGYATKAGLAPFHGWLPDAHAQGPAAVPALFSALMVDLGVIALVRIVLQVYGPVSAHRALGLLTALGVVSALLGALMALCQDDLKRLLAWDTISQVGILLVGFASATDEGVGGAVFHLVNHGLFKALLFLCAGVVVHVTGLTKLSELGGLARRKPVITGCFAVGALAIAGVPGLNAYASLGLIHDGLQHTPVILAGAVAAQAITVAVFARALWLGFLRPRARAYERLERTPRALGGVLVVLAVGTVGIGTVPYQLVRSVAAPAASIVLDPARYASALLHGGGSLVTTPIPFDYAKPEDLLLALLELVVGLVLAALWVRFGEPRPVTWLRRLHTGSVNDYATFVAGGLVLGAGVLLI, from the coding sequence GTGAGCGCCGCCGAACTGCTGCCGCTGCCGGTCGTGATCCCGATCTGCGGCGCGGTGCTGAGCCCGCTGGTGGTGAAGCTGGACCGCCGCCTCGGCCTGGTCGTCGGGATCGTCGCCATGCTGGGCACGCTGGCGACCCTGCTGCCGATCGCGAGCCAGGTGTACGGCGGTGGCGGTCGCGTCGTGGTGCACTACTTCAGCGGCGAGCGGCCGTTCGGCGGCCACGAGCTCGGAATCGCGTTCGGTGCCGATCCGTTCGGGATGTCGTTCGCGCTACTGACCGCGGGCCTGGGCGTGCTGCTGATGATCGCGCTGCTGTCCGAGCTCGCCGACCTGGGCAAGCGTGAACTCGGTGGACTGTCGTGTCTTGCGCTGCTGCTGCTCGCGGCACTGATCGGTGCCGCATTGACCGCCGACACCATCAACCTGTTCGTCTGGTTCGAGGTCGCTGCGCTGGCCAGCTACGGCCTCACCGGCTTCTTTCTCGAGCAGCCGCCGGCGTTGGAGGCGACGTTCAAGGCGGTGGTGTTGACCAGCATCGGCGGCTTCGTGGTGTTCGCAGGTTCGGCGATGCTGTACAGCACGGACGGGGCGCTCAACTTCGGTCAACTGCACGCCGCGCTGCCGCACGCACCCGGCCGCGCCGAGCTGGTGGCACTCGCGTTCCTCGTCGCGGGCTACGCCACCAAGGCCGGGCTGGCGCCGTTCCACGGCTGGCTGCCCGACGCGCATGCGCAAGGCCCGGCCGCGGTCCCGGCGCTGTTCTCCGCGCTGATGGTCGACCTCGGGGTGATCGCACTCGTGCGGATCGTGCTGCAGGTCTACGGGCCGGTCAGCGCCCACCGAGCGCTGGGCCTGCTGACCGCGCTCGGCGTGGTGTCCGCGCTGCTCGGCGCGCTGATGGCGCTGTGCCAGGACGACCTGAAACGGTTGCTCGCCTGGGACACGATCTCCCAGGTCGGCATCCTGCTCGTCGGCTTCGCCTCCGCGACCGACGAGGGTGTCGGCGGCGCCGTCTTCCACCTGGTCAACCACGGCCTGTTCAAGGCACTGCTGTTCCTGTGCGCCGGCGTCGTCGTGCACGTCACCGGACTCACCAAGCTGTCCGAGCTCGGTGGCCTCGCCCGACGGAAACCAGTGATCACCGGCTGCTTCGCGGTCGGTGCCCTGGCGATCGCGGGCGTCCCCGGCCTGAACGCCTACGCCTCGCTCGGGCTCATCCACGACGGCTTGCAGCACACCCCGGTGATCCTCGCGGGCGCGGTCGCCGCCCAGGCGATCACCGTCGCCGTGTTCGCGCGCGCCCTGTGGCTGGGCTTCCTGCGGCCCCGGGCGCGTGCCTACGAGCGCCTGGAGCGGACGCCCCGGGCATTGGGTGGGGTGCTCGTCGTACTGGCTGTCGGCACCGTCGGCATCGGCACCGTCCCGTATCAGTTGGTACGTAGCGTGGCCGCCCCGGCCGCGTCCATCGTGCTCGACCCTGCTCGTTACGCGAGTGCGCTGCTGCACGGCGGCGGGTCACTCGTGACGACGCCGATCCCGTTCGACTACGCCAAGCCCGAAGACCTGTTACTGGCACTGCTGGAACTGGTGGTCGGCCTGGTGCTGGCGGCACTGTGGGTGCGTTTCGGCGAGCCCAGGCCGGTGACCTGGCTACGCCGGCTGCACACCGGTTCGGTCAACGACTACGCCACCTTCGTCGCGGGCGGTCTGGTGCTCGGCGCGGGTGTGCTGCTGATCTGA
- a CDS encoding asparaginase — MSDVTRRIGVFFLGGTISMAGHGGGAVVRLAGDELLAGVPQLAALDVTIEARQFRSLPSAALSFDDIVELVAAARELDADGVVVVQGTDTIEETAYLIDLLWDADAPIVVTGAMRNPTLAGPDGPANLLAAVVVAGGVSFRRLGALVVFNDQVHAARFVRKTHTTSTATFVSHNAGPLGHLVEDAAVALTAIGRRPTYRITTPVTARVPVLAVGLDDDGMLITGVAGRCDGLVVAGFGAGHVPPPMAEALGELAQRVPVVLASRAGAGAVLTRTYGFVGSESDLLARGLIGSGWLDQYKARVLLRVLLASGHDRAAIAAAFPAAC, encoded by the coding sequence GTGAGCGATGTGACGCGACGTATCGGTGTGTTCTTCCTCGGTGGCACGATCAGCATGGCCGGCCACGGCGGCGGCGCCGTCGTCCGGCTGGCCGGTGACGAACTGCTCGCCGGTGTGCCACAGCTTGCCGCGCTGGACGTCACGATCGAGGCCAGGCAGTTCCGCAGCCTGCCGAGCGCCGCGCTGTCCTTCGACGACATCGTCGAGCTCGTCGCGGCGGCGCGCGAACTCGATGCCGACGGCGTGGTGGTGGTACAGGGCACCGACACCATCGAGGAGACCGCCTACCTGATCGACCTGCTGTGGGATGCGGACGCCCCGATCGTCGTCACCGGCGCGATGCGCAACCCGACGCTCGCCGGTCCGGACGGGCCGGCCAATCTGCTTGCCGCGGTCGTGGTCGCGGGCGGCGTGTCGTTCCGCCGGCTCGGTGCGCTCGTCGTCTTCAACGACCAGGTGCACGCGGCACGCTTCGTGCGCAAGACGCACACCACCAGCACGGCGACGTTCGTCTCGCACAACGCCGGCCCGCTCGGGCACCTCGTCGAGGACGCGGCGGTCGCGCTCACCGCGATCGGCAGGCGGCCGACCTACCGGATCACGACGCCGGTCACCGCGCGGGTGCCGGTGCTGGCCGTCGGGCTCGACGACGACGGCATGCTGATCACCGGGGTCGCCGGGCGCTGCGACGGGCTGGTGGTCGCCGGGTTCGGTGCCGGGCACGTTCCGCCGCCGATGGCCGAGGCGTTGGGTGAGCTCGCGCAGCGCGTCCCGGTGGTGCTCGCCTCGCGCGCCGGTGCGGGCGCCGTGCTGACTCGCACGTACGGGTTCGTCGGTTCGGAGAGCGACCTGCTCGCCCGCGGTCTGATCGGCAGCGGCTGGCTGGACCAGTACAAGGCGCGCGTGCTGCTGCGCGTGCTGCTCGCCTCCGGTCACGACCGGGCGGCGATTGCCGCGGCGTTCCCGGCGGCGTGCTGA
- a CDS encoding flavin monoamine oxidase family protein, translating into MGRTLPRRTFLAGALATGAAATAASTLGARAAGAATASAEVVVVGAGLAGLTAARELTARGRSVLVLEARDRVGGRVLNHPIGGGHVAEAGGEFIGPTQDRIAALADAVGVGTFDAYDTGKNVYRNGLIHLRYSDTGVLGTAPTDPLLLADIVKLSQQIDLLAAKVPVDAPWTAPNAAHYDAQTLETWARANSVNGEGIVGLLAPFTQALVGAEPRDVSMLFVLAYVAAAGNASNRGTFERLINVRGGAQQSRFVGGSQLVAQRVAAALGDRVRLNAPVRSIDQTGTDVVVRSDALSVTARAAIVAVPPALAARIDFAPLLPTARDQLMQRAAMGALMKVEAVYPTAFWRGAGLTGQFLTVGGPVGYSFDNSPPSGTPGVLAGFVGGDQYRTWSAKAPAERRAGVLAQYARLFGDDAFLHPSGYFDMDWPAEQWSRGGPTAILGPGTLTEFGPALRAPSGRVHWAGTESAEYWTGYMDGAVRSGERAAREVDGAL; encoded by the coding sequence ATGGGACGGACGCTGCCGCGTCGCACCTTCCTGGCCGGGGCGCTCGCGACCGGTGCCGCCGCCACCGCCGCGAGCACGCTCGGCGCACGCGCTGCCGGGGCCGCCACCGCCAGCGCCGAGGTCGTCGTCGTGGGTGCCGGGCTTGCCGGGCTCACCGCAGCGCGCGAGCTCACCGCGCGCGGCCGTTCGGTGCTCGTGCTCGAGGCGCGCGACCGGGTGGGTGGCCGGGTGCTGAACCACCCGATCGGCGGCGGGCACGTTGCCGAGGCAGGTGGGGAGTTCATCGGGCCGACGCAGGACCGGATCGCCGCGCTTGCCGACGCGGTCGGCGTGGGCACCTTCGACGCCTACGACACCGGCAAGAACGTCTACCGCAACGGCCTGATCCACCTGCGCTACAGCGACACCGGCGTGCTCGGCACCGCGCCGACGGACCCGCTGCTGCTCGCCGACATCGTCAAGCTGAGCCAGCAGATCGACCTGCTGGCGGCGAAGGTTCCGGTCGACGCCCCGTGGACCGCGCCGAATGCCGCACACTACGACGCGCAGACGCTCGAGACCTGGGCCCGCGCGAACTCGGTCAACGGCGAGGGCATCGTCGGCCTGCTCGCGCCGTTCACCCAAGCCCTGGTCGGCGCCGAGCCGCGCGACGTGTCGATGCTGTTCGTGCTCGCCTACGTCGCCGCCGCAGGAAACGCGAGCAACCGCGGGACGTTCGAGCGGCTGATCAACGTGCGCGGTGGCGCGCAGCAGAGCAGGTTCGTGGGAGGCTCGCAGCTCGTCGCGCAACGCGTCGCCGCGGCGCTCGGCGACCGGGTTCGGCTCAACGCCCCGGTGCGCAGCATCGACCAGACCGGCACGGATGTCGTGGTGCGTTCGGACGCGCTGAGCGTCACCGCACGCGCCGCGATCGTGGCGGTGCCGCCGGCACTTGCCGCGCGCATCGATTTCGCGCCGCTGCTCCCCACCGCGCGCGACCAGTTGATGCAGCGCGCCGCGATGGGCGCGCTGATGAAGGTCGAGGCCGTGTACCCCACCGCGTTCTGGCGGGGCGCCGGGTTGACCGGCCAGTTCCTCACCGTCGGCGGCCCGGTCGGCTACTCCTTCGACAACTCGCCGCCGTCCGGGACGCCGGGCGTGCTCGCCGGGTTCGTGGGCGGCGACCAGTACCGCACCTGGAGCGCGAAGGCGCCGGCCGAGCGGCGAGCCGGCGTGCTCGCCCAGTACGCGCGCCTGTTCGGCGACGACGCGTTCTTGCACCCGTCCGGCTACTTCGACATGGACTGGCCGGCCGAGCAGTGGAGCCGCGGCGGCCCGACCGCGATCCTCGGCCCGGGCACGCTCACCGAGTTCGGGCCGGCGCTGCGCGCGCCGTCGGGACGGGTGCACTGGGCCGGCACCGAGAGCGCCGAGTACTGGACCGGCTACATGGATGGTGCGGTGCGCTCGGGCGAACGCGCCGCGCGCGAGGTGGACGGCGCGCTGTAG
- a CDS encoding LLM class F420-dependent oxidoreductase: MKLGYHTGYWSAGPPDGVAEAIAMCESLGFDSIWTAEAYGSDCLTPLAWWGASTQRVRLGTNLLQISARTPAATAMAAMTLDHLSGGRFVLGLGASGPQVVEGWYGQPYPKPLARTREYLELVRAIVRRDVPVTNSGEFYPLPYPGGTGLGKALKSTVHPLRTDIPIMLGAEGPKNVALAAEIADGWLPMFFSPKTDGFYRTALAEGFARPGARHTLAEFEIPAFVPVVPGPDVETAADLVRPSLALYIGGMGAKTMNFHAELFARLGYPGEVAKIQELYLDGKKKDAIAAVPTTLVEDIALIGPPEKIRDELAVWDETLITTLLLQAPPAALRMVIDALG, encoded by the coding sequence ATGAAACTCGGGTACCACACCGGCTACTGGTCCGCCGGGCCACCGGACGGAGTCGCTGAGGCGATCGCGATGTGCGAGTCGCTCGGCTTCGACTCGATCTGGACGGCGGAGGCGTACGGCTCGGACTGCCTGACCCCGCTGGCCTGGTGGGGCGCGTCGACCCAGCGCGTGCGGCTGGGCACCAACCTGCTGCAGATCTCGGCCCGGACGCCGGCCGCCACCGCGATGGCCGCGATGACGCTCGATCACCTCAGCGGAGGGCGCTTCGTACTCGGCCTCGGCGCGTCCGGACCGCAGGTCGTCGAGGGCTGGTACGGCCAGCCGTACCCGAAGCCGCTCGCGCGCACCCGCGAGTACCTCGAACTGGTCCGCGCGATCGTGCGTCGCGACGTCCCGGTCACGAACTCCGGCGAGTTCTACCCGCTCCCCTACCCGGGCGGCACCGGGCTCGGCAAGGCGCTCAAGTCGACCGTGCACCCGCTGCGTACCGACATCCCGATCATGCTCGGCGCCGAAGGACCGAAGAACGTCGCGCTGGCGGCGGAGATCGCCGACGGCTGGCTGCCGATGTTCTTCTCACCCAAGACGGACGGGTTCTACCGGACGGCGCTGGCCGAGGGCTTCGCGCGACCGGGGGCGCGGCACACGCTCGCGGAGTTCGAGATCCCCGCGTTCGTCCCGGTGGTGCCGGGACCTGACGTGGAGACCGCAGCCGACCTGGTCCGGCCCTCGCTCGCGCTGTACATCGGGGGCATGGGCGCCAAGACGATGAACTTCCACGCCGAACTGTTCGCGCGGCTCGGCTACCCCGGTGAGGTCGCGAAGATCCAGGAGCTCTACCTGGACGGCAAGAAGAAGGACGCGATCGCCGCGGTGCCCACCACGCTCGTCGAGGACATCGCGCTGATCGGCCCGCCGGAGAAGATCCGCGACGAGCTTGCCGTCTGGGACGAGACGCTGATCACGACGCTGCTGCTGCAGGCCCCGCCCGCCGCGCTGCGCATGGTGATCGACGCGCTGGGGTGA
- a CDS encoding helix-turn-helix domain-containing protein, whose product MLGTGSQMDTAPPPGGIAWLDISAETSDSWPVRARTGPLGLQIAPLNRGRTAYYFKGARLRGTRCMWSASTVNGALLTRPSRAPLPQGETSVHLLVRAESSGSVFDPASTLNRGVLKVIDPAQAIEEQFHANSILCTLNVHQPTVGVEPASVAAMIGQTFPLSAFQATLLRSGITLLVAGTDELGSASSLVGVDRYLGALAGLLLRTAVNRPAEGTAVASVRTRTEAIIYEQATNPELTPAAVAAQLSVSLRQLYRAFSGGESPAALIRRRRLERAAELLAARRPIANVESVALECGFASAEYFSRAFRREFGLSPRAYRSAHRELPSAR is encoded by the coding sequence ATGCTCGGCACCGGGTCGCAGATGGACACCGCACCACCGCCGGGCGGGATCGCCTGGCTGGACATCTCCGCGGAGACGTCCGACTCGTGGCCGGTCCGCGCCCGCACGGGCCCGCTGGGGTTGCAGATCGCCCCGTTGAACCGAGGCCGTACCGCGTATTACTTCAAGGGCGCGCGGCTGCGTGGCACCCGGTGCATGTGGTCGGCGTCCACCGTCAACGGCGCGTTGCTGACCCGCCCGTCCCGGGCGCCGCTGCCGCAGGGCGAGACGTCGGTGCACCTGCTGGTGCGGGCCGAGTCGTCCGGTTCGGTATTCGACCCGGCGAGCACGCTGAACCGGGGCGTGCTCAAGGTGATCGACCCGGCGCAGGCCATCGAGGAGCAGTTCCACGCCAACTCGATCCTCTGCACGCTGAACGTGCACCAGCCGACCGTCGGTGTCGAGCCCGCGAGCGTCGCCGCGATGATCGGGCAGACGTTTCCGCTCAGCGCGTTCCAGGCGACGCTGCTGCGTTCGGGAATCACGTTGCTGGTGGCCGGGACGGACGAGCTGGGCAGCGCGTCGAGCCTCGTCGGAGTCGACCGGTATCTCGGCGCGCTGGCCGGGCTGCTGCTGCGCACCGCGGTCAACCGGCCCGCGGAGGGCACCGCCGTCGCCTCGGTGCGCACCCGCACCGAGGCGATCATCTACGAGCAGGCGACGAACCCGGAGCTGACGCCCGCCGCGGTCGCCGCGCAGCTGAGCGTGTCGCTGCGCCAGCTGTACCGCGCGTTCAGTGGCGGCGAGAGCCCTGCGGCGCTGATCCGCCGGCGGCGGCTGGAGCGGGCCGCCGAACTGCTCGCGGCGCGGCGGCCGATCGCGAACGTGGAGTCGGTCGCGCTCGAGTGCGGGTTCGCCTCGGCGGAGTACTTCTCCCGGGCGTTCCGGCGCGAGTTCGGGCTCAGTCCGCGCGCGTACCGCTCGGCACACCGCGAGCTGCCGTCCGCCCGCTGA
- a CDS encoding type II toxin-antitoxin system VapC family toxin, with protein sequence MIVLDASVLIAHLEGADAHHDRATALLADAVDQAWGISPLTLAQVLVGPARAGRLAPAQSALRTLDVVTVPLSDDAPVQLATLRATTGLRLPDCCVLLAAETTAGDVATLDERLAMSASELGYAVRS encoded by the coding sequence GTGATCGTGCTCGATGCCAGCGTGCTGATAGCGCACCTGGAGGGGGCCGACGCCCACCACGATCGCGCCACCGCACTGCTCGCCGATGCCGTCGATCAGGCCTGGGGCATCAGTCCACTGACCCTGGCCCAAGTACTTGTCGGGCCGGCTCGCGCCGGCCGACTCGCGCCGGCGCAATCAGCGCTCCGAACGCTCGACGTCGTGACAGTCCCGCTCTCGGACGACGCACCGGTGCAGCTGGCGACTCTCCGGGCGACAACGGGGCTGCGCCTTCCGGACTGTTGCGTCCTGCTCGCGGCCGAAACCACGGCCGGCGACGTTGCCACCTTGGACGAGCGGCTGGCGATGTCCGCGTCCGAGCTCGGCTACGCCGTGCGATCCTGA